One Skermanella sp. TT6 genomic window, TAGCGGGCGAGGATGGCCGTCTCGGTACGGGTCGGGTAATATTCCTCCAGCTCGCAGATCCGGTCGAAGAGCCGCGATCCCCGCTGGTCGTAGAAATGCTTGGCCGGCAGAGCCTTCACCGCTTGGCCCAGCCCGTCGAGGACGTCCTTGAGGAATTCCGTGTCCCGGTCGGGCCCGGGCGCAGGCATGCCGATGCGGCGGCTGGCTGTTCCATCCGTCATGTATTCCTCCCTTGACCTTATTTTCGTCTGACGGCGGCGATCAGCGGATCGGCAGAACGATATCCCGGTATTCCGGATGACGTTCCACGTAGCTTTGCACGAAGGTGCAGTACGGCTCGACCTTCAGGCCGCGGCGCCGGACGTCGTCCAGCACGCCGCTGGCCAGCTTCGATCCGATGCCTTGTCCGGACAGCGCCTCGGGCACTTCGGTATGGACGAGGGCGATGACATCGTCCTTCAGCCGGTAGTCCATGAACGCAACGGTGCCCTTCACGTCCATCTCGTACCGGTTATCCGCTTGATTGTCGGTGACTTCCGCCACGGGCGTTCTCCTCATGCAGGGTCTCGATGCCTTGCAAGGGAGAACACCCCGGCGGGGGGCTTGGTTCGACAGGAACCGCAAACCTTTCCAAGCCCTCCAGGCGTTCAGGCGGCGGCCGGCGCCTCCGCCCGCCAGGTGGTGACCTGCCGCACCAGAACCGGTGCCAGGAGCACGAGGCCCGCGAGCGTGGAGTAGAGTTCCGGCGCGACCAGCAGGATCGCCGCCATGCCCAGCAGCACCCGTTCCCACATCCGGGCCGTCGTCAGCATCCACCCGGCCAGGGCGGCACCCAGGCAGGTGATGCCGACGATGCAGCCGACGAAGGCGATGATGAAGTCGGTCCAGGTGAAGCCGGGAGCGACCAGCAGCAGCGACGGCGAGAAGACGAACACGAAGGGCACCAGCGCCTTGCCCAGCCCCAGGCGGAAAGCCGTGTTGCCGGTCTTGAACGGATCGGCCCCCGCCATGCCCGCGGCGGCGTAGGCCGCCAGCGCCACCGGGGGCGTGATGTCGGCCAGCACCCCGTAATAGAAGACGAAGAAGTGGGCGACGATCGGCGCCACGCCGAGCAGCCCCAGCGTCGGGGCGGCGATGGTCGCCATGATGATGTAGTTGGCGGTCGTCGGGATGCCGCAGCCCATCAGGATGCAGACGATGCCGGTCATGATCAGGGTGAACAGCAGGGTCAGCGTCTGCGGCGCCGTCCAGCCGGCCGGCAGGAACGCCCCGACCCAGCCGGCCATCTCGGCGGCGGTGGAGGTGACGATGAAGGAGATCTTGAAGCCGACGCCGGTCAGGGTGACCACGCCGACGATGATCCCGACCGTCGCCGCCGCGGCGCCCACGGCGAGCGCGTACTTGGCGCCGTCGCGCAGGCCGATCAGCAGGTCCGGGATGCTCATGCGGTTGCGGGGATTCAGCAGGCCGACCGCGACGCACAGGGTGATGCCCCAGAAGGCGGCCAAGTATGGGGTGTAGCCGGCCAGCAGGATGCCGACCAGGACGACCAGCGGGATCACGGTCGGCCAGTCGCGGCGGAACGCTTCCCGGAGGTCGGGCATCTCGTCGGGGCGGAGGCCCCGCAGGCCGGTGCGCTTCGCCTCGAAATGGACCTGGACCAGCACGCCGAAGAAATGCATGAAGGCCGGGACGATCGCCGCCAGGATGATGGTCGTGTAGGGCAGCCCCAGGAACTCGATCATCAGGAAGGCGGCGGCCCCCATGATCGGCGGGGTGATCTGGCCGCCGGTCGATGCCGTCGCCTCGACGGCGCCGGCAAAATGCGGCTTGTAGCCCAGCCGGATCATCGCGGGGATGGTCAGGGAGCCGACGGTGACGGTGTTGGCGACCGACGAGCCGGAAATCATGCCGAACAGGGCGGACCCGAAGATCGACACCTTCGCCGGACCGCCGGCATAGCGGCCCGCCACCCAGGCGGCGCAGTCGAGGAAAAGCTGGCCCAGGCCGATGCGGGTGGCGAAGACGCCGAACAGCACGAAGTGGAAGACGTAGGTGGCGACCACGCCCAGCGCGATGCCGTAGATTCCCTGGGTCGTGAGATAGAGATGATCGACCAGCTGGGGGAAGCTGGCGCCGGGATGGATCAGGATGCCGGGCATCGACGGCCCCCAGATCGCATAGCCCATGAACAGCAGCGCTATGATCGGCAGGGGCCAGCCGACCGACCGGCGGGTCGCCTCCAGCAGGACGACGATCAGGATCCCGCCCAGCACCACGTCGGTCGTGGTCGGGTTTCCGACCCGAAAGGCCAGGTCGTCCAGCGGGATCAGCGGAACATGCAGCACGGCCACGACGGCCCCGGCGGCGAGCGCCCAGTCCGGCAGCGAGATGCCGAGCGGGCGCAGCACCGTGCCCCGGGCCGGCTGGTCGTAACCCCGCCTGGAGAACGGGAAGACCAGGAACACCAGTCCCAGCACGAAGGAGAGATGGATGCCGCGGTGGGCCATCTCGGACAGCAGCCCGAAGCCCGCCGTGTAATAGTGGAACAGCGACAGCACCACGAGAAGCCCGCCGACCAGCCAGCCGGCGGCGGGCGCCAGCGGCCGGAAGCGGATCTCGCTGTCGAATTTCTCCTCCAGTTCCTTCGCCTTCTCCGGGTCGAGTTCGAGCGAGGACTTGGACAAGTGCGGCTGTTCGCGCGACGAATCGCTCATCGGTATTCCAGGATCATGATTTCGGCTGTCAGGAAAGGGTTGGGCCGGCCCCCGTCAACCCACCGGGCACGCGGGGGCCGGGGGCGCTCAGTTCAGCACGCCCTTTTCACGGTAGAACTTCTCGGCGCCCGGATGCAGCGGGATGGCGGTGCCGCTGGTCGCGTTCTCCAGGGTGATCAGCTTGCCCTTTGCATGGCCGGCATCCAGGGCCGCGCGGGCGCTGTCGCTCCAGAGCGCCTTGACGATGTTGTAGACCAGTTCTTCCGGCTGGTTGGCGCTGGTAACCCATTGGGCATTGACCGAGATGGTCTGGGTCTCCGGAACGTCGCGGTAGGTCCCGGCGGGAACAGTGTCCTTGGAGAAGAACTGGTACTCGGACAGCAGCTTGTCGGCTTCCGGACCGGCGATCGGGACCAGCGTGATCCCGCTGGAGGTCGCCAGTTCGGAAATGGCGCCGGTCGGGTAGCCGCCGACGAAGAAGTAGGCGTCCAGCGCGCCGTCGCGCAGACGGTCGCCCGCCGGGCCGGGCTTGAGATATTCGGCCTTCACGTCCTTCTCGGTCAGCCCGTAGGCGCCGAGCACGATCCGCGCGTCGACCAGCGTGCCCGATCCGGGTTCGTCGAGCGACACCCGCTTGCCCTTGAGGTCGGTGACCGACTTGATGCCGGAATCCTTGGTCGCGACGAGGTGGATCGTCTCGGGATACAGGGTGGCGACGGCGCGCAGGTTCTCGATCTTGCCCTTGCCTTCGAACAGGCCGGTGCCGGTATAGGCCCAGTAGGCCACGTCGGACTGCGAGAAGCCCGACTCGAGCGAGCCGCCGTTGACGGCGCTGATGTTGGCGACGGAGCCGTTGGACGACACGGCGGTCGCCACCAGTCCGGGCACGCCGCCGCCGGTCGCCGAGATCGTGTTGGCGATCAGGCCGCCCACGGGATAGTAGGTTCCCGCGGTGCCGCCCGTGCCGATGCGGAAGAAGGCAGGCGCCTGGGCCATGGCGACGGTGGTGCCGAGCGCGATGGCCCCGAGCATCGCCCCGATCGCCAGGCGGCTTTTTCTTGTCATGAAGCTCACGGCAGTCCCCTCTCTACTATGCAGACTTGTCGGACCCGTTCCTGCCGGTCCGATATGTCGGGGGATCATGGCGGTTGCCGTTGAGATTGTCACCCTATCGGATTGTTCCGAAACATAGGCATTCCGCTTATGACCGGGGCACGTTGCGCTCCAGGTCGTCGAGCCAGGTGCGGGCCGTCGTGTCCGACGGCGCCCGCCAGTCGCCGCGCGGGGACAGCGACCCGCCGCCGCTCACCTTGGGCCCGTTGGGCATGGCCGACCGCTTGAACTGGCTGAAGCCGAAGAAGCGGCGGACGAAGACCTCCAGCCACTGCCGGATCTGCGGCAGTTCGTAGCTGCGGCGCCGCTCCGGCGGGAAGCCGGGGGGCCACGCGCCCCGCTCCGTGTCGCTCCAGGCATGCAGGGCCAGGAAGGCGATCTTGGCCGGCCGGTAGCCGAAGCGGAGCGTGTAGTACAGGTTGAAGTCCTGAAGCTCGTAGGGGCCGACCTTGGCTTCGGTGCTCTGCGGCGTCTGGCCGGGCTCGACCGGCACCAGCTCGGGCGAGATCTCGGTCCCGAGGATCGCGTCCAGGGTCGCCGACACGTCCGATTCGAACTGGCCGGACGCGCTGACCCAGCGGATCAGGTGCTGGATCAGGGTCTTGGGCACGCCGGAATTGACGTTGTAGTGCGCCATCTGGTCGCCGACGCCGTAGGTGCACCAGCCCAGGGCGAGTTCCGACAGGTCGCCGGTGCCGACCACGATGCCGTCGTTCTGGTTGGCCAGCCGGAACAGGTAGTCGGTGCGCAGGCCGGCCTGGACGTTCTCGAAGGTCACGTCGTAGACCGGCTCGCCCCCGGCGAAAGGATGCTTCATGTCGGCCAGCATCTGCCGGGCCGCCGGGCGGATGTCGAGCTCGCGCCAGGTGACGCCGAGCGACTCCATCAGCCGGACCGCGTTGCCCTTGGTGTGGTCGCTGGTCGCGAACCCCGGCATGGTATAGGCCAGGATGCTGGACCGGGGCAGTCCGAGCTGGTCCATGGCGCGGGCGACCACGATCAGGGCGTGCGTCGAGTCGAGGCCGCCGGAAACGCCGATCACCGGATGCTCGGTGCCGATCGCGCGCAGCCGCTGGACCAGGCCGGCGACCTGGATGTTGTAGGCCTCGTAGCAGTCCTGCTCCAGCCGCGCCGGATCGGCCGGCACGAAGGGGAAGCGCTCCACCCGGCGTTCAAGCCCGATATCGGCCCGCGGCGCGTCCAGGCGGAACCGGACCGTGCGGAAATCGGCGCCGATGACGTCCCGGTAGCGGCGGTTGTCGTCGAAGCTGCCCATCCGCGCCCGCTCCTGGCGGATGCGGTCCAGGTCGATGTCGGCCACGGCGATCTGGTCGCCGGTCGGGAAGCGGTCGGTCTCGGTCAGGACGGTACCGTTCTCGTAGATCGAGGTCTGGCCGTCCCAGGCGAGGTCGGTGGTCGATTCGCCCGCCCCCGCGGCGGAGTAGAGATAGGCCGCGATGCAGCGCTCGGACTGGGACTGGCAGAGCAGGCGCCGGGTGTCGGCCTTGCCGATCGTGATGTTGCTGGCCGACAGGTTCGCCAGCACGGTGGCCCCGGCCAGGGCGCCCGCGGAGCTGGGCGGCACCGGCACCCACAGGTCCTCGCAGACCTCCACATGGACGGTGAATCCTTGCAGGTCCTCCGCGGCGAAGAGCAGGTCGGGCCCGAACGGCACGCTCTGGCCGGCGATCCGGATCTCGCCGCCGCCGGTGCCGGCGCCCGACGCGAAATAGCGCTTCTCGTAGAATTCCCGGTAATTGGGCAGGTGGATCTTGGGGACGACGCCCAGCAGGCGGCCGCGATGGATCGCAAGACCGCAGTTGTAGACGCGCCCGTCATGGCGCAGCGGCGCCCCGACGAGCAGGAGCGGCAACAGGTCCTTGGAGCCGGCGACGACATCCTCCACCGCGCGCTCGACCGCGTCCAGCAGGGAGTCCTGGAGGAACAGGTCGTCGATCGCGTAGCCGGACAGCGCCAGTTCGGGGAACAGCGCCAGCGCCGCCGAGCGGTCGTGGCATGTCCGGGCGACGCGCAGGACGGCCTCGGCGTTGCCGGCGGGATCGGCGAGCGAGCACCTCATGGTGCAGGAGGCGACGCGCGCAAAGCCATGCTGATAGATCGAACGGAACGTCATGGGAGCTTCCGGAGCAGCGGATCGATGGTCTGGATCCAACAGTCTAGACCACGATTCGTTGACAGGCGAACTTGATCCCGTCCGCCCCGCCGATCCTTTTTCCGGGCCGCCGGTCAGCGCTGGTCGCGCCGCCACTGCTCCCCGAAGTCGGCGGCGAGTTGGCGCAGGCCGGCGGCGACCGCGCCGGCATGGCTGCCGCGCGGCGTGCTCAGCAGCATGCCGCGGTCCCAGTAGAGCACCTGGACCGTCTTGCGCTGCTGGGTCGAGGGGAGCGTCAGGGTATGCGCCGACTGGGCCTTCAGGCTCAGCCAGGTCACGCACAGGGACGAACTGTCCCGCAGCGTCGCGATCGTCGGGATCAGGTAGACGCCCGGGGTCACCGTGGTGAAGGGCTGGGCTTGCGACAGAAGCTCGGTCCGCAGGCCGGCGGACTGGACGGTGAGCTGGATGGAGTCGTTGACCAGCTGCTCGGTCAGACCGCATTCGGCGTTGGCTGCACTGGAAGCCAGGTCGACAGGCATGACCACGGCCATGTTGACGCCTTCCAGGACGGCGCTCTCCCGGCCCTGGCCGGGCGCCTGGGCCAGGGCCGGCAGGCACGAGGCGGCGAGCGCCAGGATGGAGACGACGAGGCGGCGGACCGGGCGGCTAATCGTCACGGTGGGTCCGTTCCAGCCGTTCATGCCTTTCCTGGGCTTCGAGGCTCAGCGTCGCGATGGGACGCGCCTCCAGCCGGCGGATGCTGATCGGCTCCCCGGTCTCCTCGCAGTAGCCGTAGCTTCCGTCCTCGATCCGCTCCAGCGCGGCGTCGATCTTGGAGATCAGCTTGCGCTCGCGGTCGCGGGTCCGCAGCTCAAGCGAACGGTCGGTCTCGAGCGAAGCCCGGTCGGCGATGTCGGCTTCCTGGAGCCCGCCTTCCTGTAGGCTTTGCAGCGTCTCCTCCGACTCGTGGAGGAGCTCCGAACGCCACTTCAGCAGCTTCCGACGGAAATACTCCGTCATCTGGGGGTTCATGAAAGGCTCGTCCTCGGACGGCCTATAGTCAGGCGGCGGAAACGGTGACGACATCCTCTAACACCCAAACCGGATGGCTGCCGAAACGGCGCGGAGTATATGGATCGGCAAGCCCGACCGCAACCGTCGCGGATGGGCTTCTCGACCGGATACAAGCCTTTGGAAAAGCGGCGAAATCCTGGGGGGATGAGCTACCCTCTGGGCGACAGCTTGGCAAGCTCGACCTGCGCCCTAAGGTCGATTTCGTCCAAAATCTCCACCAAACGGGGATCGTCGACTTCCGCGCGGTGGCTTTGGGCCACCTGCTGGAGGGCGTTCAGTTTCGACTCCGGCAGGCCGCCCGACAGCAGGGCGTGCCTGATCTCGTCCAGCCGGTCCAGCAGCTCCTCCGCGCGGGCCTTCGCTTTCGACGGGCCGCTTGTCGAATCCTCCACCTCCTGTAGGTTGAGGAGCGGGTTGATCGCACCGGCCGCCTGGGCGCCGTTGACGCCCGAAGCCGCCGCGTCGTCGGTGCCGTGCAGGGCCCGGGCGAAGGCGCTGGCCAGGCTGCCGTCGGAACGGCCGGTGCGTTTCGCCGCACCGCTGTTGCGCAAGGAACCGGGACCTTCGACTTTCATGGCACAAGATGCTCCAATACCGATTTCCAAGGGTGATCATATCTAAATTAATACCCGGTTAACGGGCACCCTCCGGTCACAGGGGCGGAGGCCGGCAGGAATTGCCGGGACGAACCGGCACTCCTTGCCGCGCGGCCGTCCGGCGGCCGGGCCGCTTCCGGCGCCGGCGCGGGTTTCCGGGGCTGGCACGCAATTCGCTTGGGAGAGGGACGCCAGTAGAGGAGCCGACCCGCCATGACCCCGTTCCCCCGCCAATCAGCCGCGACTCGGACGCCGCTCCGAGTCCGTCTCCGGAATGCCGCCCGGACCATCCTGGCGCTGGGCGTCGCGGCCGTCGTCGTGGCGGTCGCCAGCCCGGCCCTGGCCAACTCGCGCATCAAGGACATCGTCGACGTCGAGGGGGTGCGCGAGAACATGCTGATCGGCTACGGCCTGGTGGTCGGGTTGAACGGCACGGGCGACAGCCTCAACAACTCGCCCTTCACCGAGCAGAGCCTGATCGGCATGCTGGAGCGGCTGGGCGTCAATACCCGCGGCCAGTCCATGAAGACCCGCAACGTCGCCGCGGTGATGGTGACCGGCACCCTGCCCGCCTTCGCGGCCCAGGGCAGCCGGATCGACGCCGTCGTGTCGGCGCTCGGCGACGCCAAGAGCCTGCTCGGCGGGACCCTGCTGGTCACCCCGATGCTGGGCGCCGACGGCGAGGTCTACGCGGTGGCCCAGGGGCCGCTGGCGGTCAGCGGCTTCAGCGCGGCCGGCCAGGGCGCCTCGGTCACCCGCGGCGTGCCGACCTCGGGCCGGATCTCCGCCGGCGCCATCGTCGAGCGCGAGATCGAGTTCTCCCTGGCGGAACTGCCGGTGCTGCGGCTGTCGCTGCGCAACCCCGACTTCACCACCGCGCAGCGGGTCGCCCAGGCGATCAACGGCGTCTACGGGGCGAACACGGCGCGGG contains:
- a CDS encoding GNAT family N-acetyltransferase, which translates into the protein MAEVTDNQADNRYEMDVKGTVAFMDYRLKDDVIALVHTEVPEALSGQGIGSKLASGVLDDVRRRGLKVEPYCTFVQSYVERHPEYRDIVLPIR
- a CDS encoding TRAP transporter permease yields the protein MSDSSREQPHLSKSSLELDPEKAKELEEKFDSEIRFRPLAPAAGWLVGGLLVVLSLFHYYTAGFGLLSEMAHRGIHLSFVLGLVFLVFPFSRRGYDQPARGTVLRPLGISLPDWALAAGAVVAVLHVPLIPLDDLAFRVGNPTTTDVVLGGILIVVLLEATRRSVGWPLPIIALLFMGYAIWGPSMPGILIHPGASFPQLVDHLYLTTQGIYGIALGVVATYVFHFVLFGVFATRIGLGQLFLDCAAWVAGRYAGGPAKVSIFGSALFGMISGSSVANTVTVGSLTIPAMIRLGYKPHFAGAVEATASTGGQITPPIMGAAAFLMIEFLGLPYTTIILAAIVPAFMHFFGVLVQVHFEAKRTGLRGLRPDEMPDLREAFRRDWPTVIPLVVLVGILLAGYTPYLAAFWGITLCVAVGLLNPRNRMSIPDLLIGLRDGAKYALAVGAAAATVGIIVGVVTLTGVGFKISFIVTSTAAEMAGWVGAFLPAGWTAPQTLTLLFTLIMTGIVCILMGCGIPTTANYIIMATIAAPTLGLLGVAPIVAHFFVFYYGVLADITPPVALAAYAAAGMAGADPFKTGNTAFRLGLGKALVPFVFVFSPSLLLVAPGFTWTDFIIAFVGCIVGITCLGAALAGWMLTTARMWERVLLGMAAILLVAPELYSTLAGLVLLAPVLVRQVTTWRAEAPAAA
- a CDS encoding TAXI family TRAP transporter solute-binding subunit; translated protein: MTRKSRLAIGAMLGAIALGTTVAMAQAPAFFRIGTGGTAGTYYPVGGLIANTISATGGGVPGLVATAVSSNGSVANISAVNGGSLESGFSQSDVAYWAYTGTGLFEGKGKIENLRAVATLYPETIHLVATKDSGIKSVTDLKGKRVSLDEPGSGTLVDARIVLGAYGLTEKDVKAEYLKPGPAGDRLRDGALDAYFFVGGYPTGAISELATSSGITLVPIAGPEADKLLSEYQFFSKDTVPAGTYRDVPETQTISVNAQWVTSANQPEELVYNIVKALWSDSARAALDAGHAKGKLITLENATSGTAIPLHPGAEKFYREKGVLN
- a CDS encoding NAD(+) synthase, which encodes MTFRSIYQHGFARVASCTMRCSLADPAGNAEAVLRVARTCHDRSAALALFPELALSGYAIDDLFLQDSLLDAVERAVEDVVAGSKDLLPLLLVGAPLRHDGRVYNCGLAIHRGRLLGVVPKIHLPNYREFYEKRYFASGAGTGGGEIRIAGQSVPFGPDLLFAAEDLQGFTVHVEVCEDLWVPVPPSSAGALAGATVLANLSASNITIGKADTRRLLCQSQSERCIAAYLYSAAGAGESTTDLAWDGQTSIYENGTVLTETDRFPTGDQIAVADIDLDRIRQERARMGSFDDNRRYRDVIGADFRTVRFRLDAPRADIGLERRVERFPFVPADPARLEQDCYEAYNIQVAGLVQRLRAIGTEHPVIGVSGGLDSTHALIVVARAMDQLGLPRSSILAYTMPGFATSDHTKGNAVRLMESLGVTWRELDIRPAARQMLADMKHPFAGGEPVYDVTFENVQAGLRTDYLFRLANQNDGIVVGTGDLSELALGWCTYGVGDQMAHYNVNSGVPKTLIQHLIRWVSASGQFESDVSATLDAILGTEISPELVPVEPGQTPQSTEAKVGPYELQDFNLYYTLRFGYRPAKIAFLALHAWSDTERGAWPPGFPPERRRSYELPQIRQWLEVFVRRFFGFSQFKRSAMPNGPKVSGGGSLSPRGDWRAPSDTTARTWLDDLERNVPRS
- the dksA gene encoding RNA polymerase-binding protein DksA, yielding MSSPFPPPDYRPSEDEPFMNPQMTEYFRRKLLKWRSELLHESEETLQSLQEGGLQEADIADRASLETDRSLELRTRDRERKLISKIDAALERIEDGSYGYCEETGEPISIRRLEARPIATLSLEAQERHERLERTHRDD
- a CDS encoding flagellar assembly protein FliX, encoding MKVEGPGSLRNSGAAKRTGRSDGSLASAFARALHGTDDAAASGVNGAQAAGAINPLLNLQEVEDSTSGPSKAKARAEELLDRLDEIRHALLSGGLPESKLNALQQVAQSHRAEVDDPRLVEILDEIDLRAQVELAKLSPRG
- a CDS encoding flagellar basal body P-ring protein FlgI, producing the protein MTPFPRQSAATRTPLRVRLRNAARTILALGVAAVVVAVASPALANSRIKDIVDVEGVRENMLIGYGLVVGLNGTGDSLNNSPFTEQSLIGMLERLGVNTRGQSMKTRNVAAVMVTGTLPAFAAQGSRIDAVVSALGDAKSLLGGTLLVTPMLGADGEVYAVAQGPLAVSGFSAAGQGASVTRGVPTSGRISAGAIVEREIEFSLAELPVLRLSLRNPDFTTAQRVAQAINGVYGANTARATDPSAVVVTVPQMRRGDIVGLMTEIEQLRVTPDQPARVVIDEKSGVIVMGENVRISTVAIAQGNLTIRITETPQVSQPNPLAAGQTVVTPQTNIQVDEQSNNRLAIMSNGVSLQELVESLNALGIGPRDMISILQSIKAAGALQAEIEVM